The Methylobacterium currus genome contains a region encoding:
- a CDS encoding DUF3772 domain-containing protein, with amino-acid sequence MRQLRRWTIALAAALLSPGLAAAQGHVAKPERATVAQAQAPAGKGDTKPAQPAAGQPPAAPAAAPAEPPKPPPQTPISEQIKQIRAQLDAEKADLDQREQALTHRELNKDDLVLLREGIPPVADRLRQVVDHLGPRLDAAKERLNQLGPKPKEPEGADVAQERAQREAGVAEIDDTLRLARSLLVQSEQITDQISNRRRAAFTRALFERTDGLVSPNLWMRATSDYSRDLRALKSSLDDSVTQVQRRGTALNLFLLALAIGVSVALYVGRRHIAPRIGHRSSKTAQPTRYARVMAAWRVFLVGAVPAVLGSFLVGYTLDVTELLPVRLLPAAHRIVASLAFVAVVEAMADALLSPDRPAWRLVAMTDATAERLNRLIIAIASVIAVGRTIEGLNEGFSLSLPVTIVTKGVFAAVVAVVLAEGLRRFAARADTDEACLGPYIAAESTAGIGGPLRILGWIVVAAIGVSALVGYIALSSFLIDQLMWTAIAAAILYLAIASIDAVVSSALQDDSRIATALQANTGLRKRSLNQIAVLISGFVRVLLLTAAGVLLLASWGVDSTDIFTWAQAAFFGFTVGGVTISLSTIAIAIGLFTLGLVITRAVQRWLENTYLPATDLDPGLRNSISTVSGYVGFLLTLALAFSYLGLSLEKLTIVAGALSVGIGFGLQSIVNNFVSGLLLLWERPIRVGDLVVIGDNEGYVRRISVRSTEIQTFDRSAVIVPNSNLISGVVKNRVRGDRTGRVTITVSVLRNQDPVHAAELIVGCAKAHPEVLKEPPPRVVFRKIGDPFLEFELIAMISDVGSQAKVQSDLNFAVFKTLSDGGLIPNLGPGASIVTVQGLDAMQDAMGQIARMTNPAAFRPEARNEPEAERRRTPETVP; translated from the coding sequence ATGAGACAGCTTCGCCGATGGACGATCGCCCTGGCGGCCGCGCTGCTGAGCCCCGGGCTCGCGGCGGCGCAGGGACATGTGGCGAAGCCGGAGCGGGCCACGGTCGCGCAGGCTCAGGCACCGGCCGGCAAAGGTGACACCAAGCCTGCCCAGCCCGCCGCCGGCCAGCCTCCCGCCGCGCCCGCTGCCGCGCCGGCGGAGCCGCCGAAACCCCCGCCGCAGACCCCGATCTCCGAGCAGATCAAGCAGATCCGCGCCCAGCTCGACGCCGAGAAGGCCGACCTCGACCAGCGCGAGCAGGCCCTGACCCACCGCGAGCTGAACAAGGACGATCTCGTCCTCCTGCGCGAGGGCATCCCGCCGGTGGCCGACCGGCTGCGCCAGGTGGTCGACCATCTCGGGCCGCGGCTGGACGCGGCCAAGGAGCGGCTGAACCAGCTCGGGCCGAAGCCGAAGGAGCCGGAGGGCGCCGACGTGGCGCAGGAGCGGGCCCAGCGCGAGGCCGGGGTCGCCGAGATCGACGACACCCTGCGGCTTGCCCGCTCGCTCCTGGTCCAGAGCGAGCAGATCACCGACCAGATCAGCAACCGCCGCCGCGCCGCCTTCACCCGCGCCCTGTTCGAGCGCACCGACGGCCTGGTGAGCCCGAACCTGTGGATGCGCGCCACCAGCGACTATTCCCGCGACCTGCGGGCGCTGAAATCCTCCCTCGACGACTCGGTCACCCAGGTCCAGCGCCGGGGCACGGCGCTCAACCTGTTCCTGCTCGCGCTCGCGATCGGCGTCTCGGTGGCGCTCTATGTCGGGCGCCGGCACATCGCCCCGCGGATCGGCCACCGCTCGTCCAAGACCGCGCAGCCGACCCGCTACGCCCGGGTGATGGCGGCCTGGCGGGTCTTCCTCGTCGGCGCGGTGCCGGCGGTGCTCGGCAGCTTCCTCGTCGGCTACACCCTCGACGTGACCGAGCTCCTGCCGGTGCGCCTGCTGCCGGCAGCCCACCGGATCGTCGCCTCGCTGGCCTTCGTGGCGGTCGTCGAGGCGATGGCCGACGCCCTGCTCTCGCCCGACCGCCCGGCCTGGCGCCTCGTCGCGATGACCGACGCCACCGCCGAGCGGCTGAACCGCCTGATCATCGCCATCGCCTCGGTGATCGCGGTCGGCCGCACCATCGAGGGGCTGAACGAGGGCTTCTCGCTCAGCCTGCCGGTCACCATCGTCACCAAGGGGGTCTTCGCCGCGGTGGTCGCCGTGGTGCTGGCCGAGGGCCTGCGCCGGTTCGCGGCCCGCGCCGACACCGACGAGGCCTGCCTCGGGCCCTACATCGCCGCCGAATCGACCGCCGGCATCGGCGGTCCCCTGCGCATCCTCGGCTGGATCGTCGTGGCGGCGATCGGCGTGTCGGCGCTGGTCGGCTACATCGCCCTGTCGTCGTTCCTGATCGACCAGCTGATGTGGACCGCGATCGCCGCGGCCATCCTCTACCTGGCGATCGCGAGCATCGACGCCGTGGTGAGCTCGGCCCTCCAGGACGATTCGCGCATCGCTACGGCCCTCCAGGCCAATACGGGCCTGCGCAAGCGCTCGCTGAACCAGATCGCGGTGCTGATCTCGGGCTTCGTCCGGGTGCTGCTGCTCACCGCCGCCGGGGTGCTGCTGCTCGCCTCCTGGGGCGTCGATTCGACCGACATCTTCACCTGGGCGCAGGCCGCGTTCTTCGGCTTCACCGTCGGCGGGGTGACGATCTCGCTCTCGACCATCGCCATCGCGATCGGGCTGTTCACGCTGGGCCTCGTCATCACCAGGGCGGTGCAGCGCTGGCTCGAGAACACCTACCTGCCGGCCACCGACCTCGATCCGGGCCTGCGCAACTCGATCTCGACGGTGAGCGGCTATGTCGGCTTCCTGCTCACCCTGGCGCTGGCCTTCTCCTATCTGGGCCTCAGCCTGGAGAAGCTCACCATCGTGGCCGGCGCCCTGTCGGTCGGTATCGGTTTCGGCCTGCAATCGATCGTCAACAACTTCGTCTCCGGCCTGCTGCTGCTCTGGGAGCGGCCGATCCGGGTCGGCGACCTCGTGGTGATCGGCGACAACGAGGGCTATGTCCGCCGCATCAGCGTGCGCTCGACCGAGATCCAGACCTTCGACCGCTCGGCCGTGATCGTGCCGAACTCGAACCTGATCTCCGGCGTGGTGAAGAACCGGGTCCGCGGCGACCGCACCGGCCGGGTCACGATCACCGTCAGCGTCCTGCGTAACCAGGACCCGGTCCACGCCGCCGAGCTGATCGTCGGCTGCGCGAAGGCCCATCCGGAGGTGCTGAAGGAGCCGCCGCCGCGGGTGGTCTTCCGCAAGATCGGCGATCCCTTCCTCGAATTCGAGCTGATCGCGATGATCAGCGACGTCGGCTCCCAAGCGAAGGTGCAGAGCGACCTCAACTTCGCGGTGTTCAAGACCTTGTCGGACGGGGGTCTCATCCCCAATCTCGGACCCGGTGCGAGCATCGTCACGGTTCAGGGGCTGGACGCGATGCAGGATGCCATGGGGCAGATCGCCCGCATGACGAATCCTGCCGCCTTCCGTCCCGAGGCCCGCAACGAGCCCGAGGCCGAGCGTCGCCGAACCCCCGAGACCGTGCCGTGA
- a CDS encoding CAP domain-containing protein — translation MNLRPAASKRLALKRVVFLALPLALAACSATEATRVSTGAAGPSLYWPMSAAGAQIDAGAARDMIAAYRRNKGLPPLALDPGLQRLAETETAAMAAAGRPSQADIVKTVAARMGYPEPAANLSAGYHTLAEAFSGWRDSPSHNAVMLDPAATRMGIATAYAPGSKYKVYWALLVAK, via the coding sequence GTGAACCTCCGTCCCGCCGCGTCGAAGCGCCTCGCCCTCAAGCGAGTGGTCTTCCTGGCCCTGCCGCTCGCCCTCGCAGCCTGCTCGGCGACCGAGGCGACGCGGGTGTCGACCGGGGCGGCGGGACCGAGCCTGTACTGGCCGATGTCGGCAGCCGGTGCGCAGATCGACGCAGGCGCGGCCCGCGACATGATCGCCGCCTACCGCCGCAACAAGGGTTTGCCGCCGCTCGCCCTCGATCCCGGTCTCCAGCGCCTCGCCGAGACCGAGACCGCCGCGATGGCCGCCGCCGGCCGGCCGAGCCAGGCCGACATCGTCAAGACGGTGGCGGCCCGGATGGGCTACCCGGAGCCGGCCGCCAACCTCTCGGCCGGCTACCACACCCTGGCCGAGGCGTTCTCGGGCTGGCGCGACAGCCCGTCCCACAACGCCGTGATGCTCGATCCCGCGGCGACCCGGATGGGGATCGCGACGGCCTATGCGCCAGGGTCGAAGTACAAGGTGTACTGGGCGCTGCTGGTGGCGAAGTAG
- a CDS encoding HNH endonuclease: MLDLQTLVLNADYRPLSYNPLSLWSWKDAFTALFLDRVTLVASYDVEARSPSRSLRVPSVVALKSYVAMARSPAFTRYNIYLRDTFSCQYCGLRLPSGGLTFDHVVPRSRGGQSSWENVVAACSPCNLRKANRTPEEAEMPLLNEPRRPSRHELHRRQPEFDHRQYHHTWVDYLYWDSELET; the protein is encoded by the coding sequence ATGCTGGACCTTCAAACCCTCGTGCTCAACGCGGATTACCGGCCGCTCTCGTACAATCCGCTCTCGCTGTGGTCGTGGAAGGATGCGTTCACGGCCCTGTTCCTCGACCGCGTCACCCTGGTGGCGAGCTACGACGTCGAGGCCCGCTCCCCGAGCCGCTCCCTGCGGGTGCCGAGCGTGGTGGCGCTCAAGAGCTACGTCGCCATGGCGCGCAGCCCCGCCTTCACGCGCTACAACATCTACCTGCGCGACACGTTCTCGTGCCAGTATTGCGGCCTGCGCCTGCCCTCCGGCGGCCTGACCTTCGACCACGTGGTGCCGCGCTCCCGCGGCGGCCAGTCGAGCTGGGAGAACGTCGTCGCGGCCTGCAGCCCGTGCAACCTGCGCAAGGCCAACCGCACGCCCGAGGAGGCCGAGATGCCCCTCCTCAACGAGCCGCGCCGGCCGAGTCGCCACGAGCTGCATCGCCGCCAGCCGGAATTCGACCACCGCCAGTACCACCACACCTGGGTCGACTACCTGTACTGGGACAGCGAGCTGGAGACCTGA